One genomic region from bacterium encodes:
- the rpsJ gene encoding 30S ribosomal protein S10 — MGSQRIRIRLCGYDHHVLDTAIQEIVQVVRRTGGKVAGPIPLPTKIERFTVNRSPHVDKKSRDQFEIRSHKRLIDILEPTQQTIDDLGKLELSAGIDVEIKLQ, encoded by the coding sequence ATTGGAAGTCAAAGAATAAGAATTAGACTTTGTGGGTATGACCACCATGTGCTCGACACGGCGATTCAGGAGATCGTGCAGGTCGTACGTCGCACCGGCGGAAAGGTTGCAGGGCCAATTCCACTACCTACTAAAATCGAACGTTTTACAGTGAATCGCTCGCCACACGTTGATAAAAAGTCGCGCGACCAATTTGAGATTCGCTCGCACAAGCGCTTGATCGATATTCTTGAACCAACTCAGCAGACAATTGATGATCTTGGAAAGTTGGAGCTTTCTGCTGGTATCGATGTGGAAATTAAGTTGCAGTAA
- the tuf gene encoding elongation factor Tu (EF-Tu; promotes GTP-dependent binding of aminoacyl-tRNA to the A-site of ribosomes during protein biosynthesis; when the tRNA anticodon matches the mRNA codon, GTP hydrolysis results; the inactive EF-Tu-GDP leaves the ribosome and release of GDP is promoted by elongation factor Ts; many prokaryotes have two copies of the gene encoding EF-Tu), whose translation KREEVERGQVLAKPGSITPHTKFKGEIYILTKEEGGRHTPFFKGYRPQFYFRTTDVTGSIELPAGVEMVMPGDNISVTVELITPIAMDKELRFAIREGGRTVGAGVVAEIIA comes from the coding sequence AAAGCGTGAGGAAGTAGAGCGTGGGCAAGTGTTGGCAAAGCCAGGCTCAATTACTCCGCACACTAAGTTCAAGGGGGAGATTTATATTTTGACGAAAGAGGAAGGTGGTAGACATACGCCATTTTTTAAGGGCTACCGACCACAGTTTTACTTCCGTACGACAGACGTAACAGGCTCGATTGAGCTACCGGCGGGAGTGGAGATGGTGATGCCGGGAGATAATATTTCGGTAACGGTAGAGTTAATTACGCCGATAGCCATGGACAAGGAGCTACGTTTTGCGATTCGCGAAGGTGGACGTACTGTCGGGGCGGGTGTTGTTGCGGAGATTATCGCCTAG
- the rplC gene encoding 50S ribosomal protein L3, translated as MKALYGKKVGMTRYYTEKGEVVPVTVVEMEPNVVFQVKTPEKDGYRAVQVGIGSQKPQRVNRATTGHMSKAKKGFAKFVAEIRLDTPGREVQDEFELGQEIRCDAVFKAGQKVDVVGTSTGKGFAGVMKRHGMAGFDAGHGTHEYFRHGGSIGCRKFPGRVFKNKRMGGHMGTDRVMQQGLTVVAIRSEDNALLIKGAVPGVKGGIVLVRESTR; from the coding sequence ATGAAGGCGCTCTACGGGAAAAAAGTCGGAATGACACGTTACTACACAGAGAAAGGTGAAGTTGTGCCTGTCACTGTTGTTGAGATGGAGCCGAACGTTGTATTCCAGGTCAAAACACCTGAGAAGGACGGTTATCGGGCTGTGCAAGTTGGTATTGGTTCTCAGAAACCACAGCGTGTAAATCGTGCAACGACTGGTCACATGTCAAAAGCAAAGAAGGGATTTGCTAAGTTTGTTGCTGAAATTCGCCTCGATACACCTGGACGTGAAGTTCAAGATGAATTTGAACTTGGCCAGGAAATTCGCTGCGATGCAGTTTTTAAGGCCGGTCAGAAAGTTGATGTTGTTGGTACGAGCACAGGTAAAGGCTTTGCTGGTGTGATGAAGCGCCATGGCATGGCGGGATTTGATGCTGGCCACGGAACTCACGAATATTTCCGTCACGGCGGATCAATTGGTTGTCGTAAATTTCCTGGACGTGTTTTCAAAAACAAACGCATGGGTGGTCACATGGGAACTGATCGTGTGATGCAACAAGGATTAACTGTTGTTGCCATCCGTTCAGAAGACAATGCGCTATTAATTAAGGGCGCAGTTCCAGGCGTAAAAGGTGGAATTGTTCTAGTTAGAGAATCTACAAGATAA
- the rplD gene encoding 50S ribosomal protein L4 — translation MTVVDAKGGKVGTKDLSADWFGQTVKGQLLHEVVRYQRAKQRAGTHSTLTRAEMSGGGRKPFKQKGTGSARAGSNTSPLWTGGGAAHGPKPRSYEFSLNKKEKKQALQSALSARQAEGCVIAVDSFATDNIKTKTAVDVLKKLGISPRSKTLVVIAASETATQKSLRNIDGVKIVRPEGINVYDVLDAKQVLFVGKALEAFTA, via the coding sequence ATTACAGTCGTCGATGCCAAGGGCGGCAAGGTCGGCACTAAGGACCTGTCTGCCGACTGGTTTGGTCAAACTGTAAAAGGACAACTTCTGCACGAAGTAGTGCGCTATCAACGTGCGAAGCAGCGCGCAGGTACGCACTCCACTTTGACACGTGCGGAAATGAGCGGTGGTGGACGTAAACCATTTAAGCAAAAAGGCACTGGCTCTGCTCGTGCTGGTTCCAATACTTCTCCACTTTGGACTGGTGGTGGAGCTGCGCATGGACCAAAGCCGCGATCCTATGAGTTTTCTCTCAACAAGAAAGAAAAGAAGCAAGCTTTGCAGTCTGCATTATCTGCCCGTCAAGCTGAGGGTTGCGTGATTGCGGTTGATAGTTTTGCGACAGACAATATCAAAACAAAAACTGCCGTTGATGTGTTGAAAAAATTGGGTATTTCTCCACGTTCAAAAACCTTAGTAGTAATTGCTGCAAGTGAAACAGCTACACAAAAAAGCCTACGTAATATCGATGGCGTAAAAATCGTTCGCCCTGAAGGGATTAACGTTTACGATGTGCTCGATGCTAAGCAAGTGCTTTTTGTTGGAAAAGCCTTAGAAGCTTTCACTGCTTAA